From Acidobacteriota bacterium, one genomic window encodes:
- a CDS encoding type II toxin-antitoxin system PemK/MazF family toxin, with translation MARILRGDIVWANLDPTLGHEQSGSRPVLVLSENVFNDRSGTVIAVVLTSQQPNAGFPLTFELADPKLPKKSWVKISQIRTLSTQRLGKKIGTASDEELDAILEGLNEIIGGA, from the coding sequence CATTGTTTGGGCGAACCTTGACCCGACGCTCGGACACGAGCAATCCGGTTCGCGTCCCGTATTAGTTTTGAGCGAGAATGTTTTCAACGACCGTTCCGGAACGGTTATCGCCGTTGTTTTGACGAGCCAACAACCAAACGCGGGTTTTCCGCTGACTTTTGAACTTGCTGACCCGAAACTACCGAAAAAGTCGTGGGTGAAAATCAGTCAGATCCGGACGCTTTCGACGCAACGCTTGGGAAAGAAAATCGGCACCGCGTCGGATGAAGAATTGGATGCGATTCTCGAAGGGTTGAATGAAATCATCGGCGGTGCATAA
- a CDS encoding YcxB family protein, which translates to MNREITVSYSRELIRFAVWKFWTRNIGLGSFLIFAAVCVAFILVFLSGDRSWFLGFLGAAIVFSLGIACASYFIYLRRSMEKFDRMETPTAKFRFTDERVGIESNIGSTELSWKMIEKIWQYPSVWLVFIAKQGYITLPTANLDDELKQFITERVRENNGGN; encoded by the coding sequence ATGAATCGAGAAATCACCGTTAGCTATTCCCGTGAATTGATAAGATTTGCCGTCTGGAAGTTTTGGACGCGCAACATTGGTTTAGGGAGCTTCCTCATATTTGCGGCTGTTTGCGTCGCTTTCATACTAGTGTTTTTGAGCGGTGACCGTTCGTGGTTTCTGGGCTTTTTAGGAGCGGCTATTGTTTTTAGTTTGGGCATCGCTTGCGCGAGCTATTTTATTTACTTACGCCGTTCGATGGAAAAATTTGATCGAATGGAAACGCCTACGGCTAAGTTTCGCTTTACTGACGAGCGGGTTGGAATAGAATCGAATATCGGTTCGACTGAACTGTCGTGGAAGATGATTGAGAAGATTTGGCAATATCCGTCGGTGTGGTTGGTGTTCATTGCAAAGCAAGGCTACATCACCTTACCGACTGCAAATCTTGACGACGAACTAAAACAGTTTATTACTGAACGAGTCCGTGAAAATAACGGCGGCAACTAA